In a genomic window of uncultured Sphaerochaeta sp.:
- a CDS encoding class I SAM-dependent methyltransferase, whose amino-acid sequence MSLSLLEALRRPALYEQSEAAFWDDPYISNQMLKAHLDPECDAASRNLTFIERSAAWIKELLDPRLYPSLLDIGCGPGLYAERFARSGYQVTGIDYSRRSIEYALASAHTNKLDITYRCQNYLHLAETELYTVCSLIYCDYGALSVQDRATVMRNVSSCLKPGGRFLFDVFTKRKLETFNEEHTWQMCEGNGFWRSEQYLEITAHSQYTDSVSLRHITIATDTRNTPYYIWDTYFDEGMIIEEAKNAGFTVCGLFGDIAGEPLTENSETMAVLLEKPRV is encoded by the coding sequence ATGAGTCTATCGTTGCTGGAAGCTTTGAGAAGGCCGGCTCTCTACGAACAATCGGAGGCTGCCTTCTGGGACGACCCGTATATCTCAAATCAGATGCTCAAGGCTCATCTCGATCCGGAGTGTGATGCTGCAAGCAGAAATCTGACCTTCATCGAGCGGTCAGCAGCATGGATCAAAGAATTGTTGGACCCAAGACTCTACCCATCTCTCTTGGATATTGGATGTGGTCCGGGCCTCTATGCTGAACGGTTTGCACGCAGTGGGTATCAGGTGACTGGCATCGACTATTCAAGAAGGTCCATCGAGTATGCCCTTGCATCGGCACACACCAATAAGCTGGATATCACCTACCGCTGTCAGAACTATCTCCATCTGGCTGAAACTGAACTTTATACTGTCTGCTCCCTGATCTACTGTGACTATGGGGCACTCTCCGTACAAGACCGCGCTACGGTTATGCGTAACGTATCCTCCTGCCTGAAGCCAGGGGGAAGGTTCCTCTTTGATGTATTTACCAAACGAAAGCTTGAAACATTCAACGAAGAGCATACGTGGCAGATGTGCGAGGGAAACGGCTTTTGGCGAAGCGAACAGTATCTGGAGATTACTGCACACTCCCAATACACAGACTCAGTAAGTCTGAGGCATATCACCATTGCAACGGACACAAGGAATACCCCTTACTATATCTGGGACACGTATTTCGACGAGGGGATGATCATCGAAGAAGCAAAAAATGCAGGTTTCACGGTTTGTGGGTTGTTTGGTGATATAGCAGGAGAACCCCTTACAGAGAACTCAGAAACCATGGCGGTTTTGCTGGAAAAACCAAGGGTGTAA
- a CDS encoding VOC family protein: MRLDGFGWLVDDMPTMIRFYRDVLGFGIKETEDSSNVYLIKDGTLFLMYGRKDFEKLTNRTYAYVQGSNGHAELALSVDTFDEVDLEYAKAIERGAVSILEPTTEPWGQRTCYLADPEGNLIEIGSFNRPFRSED; this comes from the coding sequence GGATTTGGCTGGTTGGTGGATGACATGCCGACAATGATTCGTTTCTACCGGGACGTCCTTGGCTTCGGGATCAAGGAAACAGAAGACAGCTCCAATGTCTATCTGATCAAGGATGGAACCTTGTTCCTGATGTATGGGAGAAAGGACTTTGAGAAGCTGACCAACCGCACCTATGCGTATGTACAGGGTTCCAACGGCCATGCCGAGCTTGCGTTGTCTGTCGACACATTCGATGAGGTGGACCTGGAATACGCGAAGGCGATTGAAAGAGGTGCTGTTTCAATCCTGGAACCTACGACGGAACCTTGGGGACAACGAACCTGCTATCTTGCAGACCCTGAAGGGAACCTGATTGAAATCGGCTCGTTCAACAGACCGTTCAGGAGTGAGGACTGA
- a CDS encoding rhamnogalacturonan acetylesterase, whose translation MRQLFLLGDSTCAEKEADKRPETGWGMMMQELVGPSFSVVNLALNGRSTKSFLQEGVFGKCHKALKAGDVVMIQFGHNDSKEDDQRHTDPWTTYQGNLAFMAEQVRQKGAYPILLTPICRRRFTEEGVLVQTHGDYPSAMIALAKGRGYPLLDLTKETFQLLSHLGVQASKRLFLHLAPAEHPNYPEGAADDTHLNELGAAVVAKKVTELFLRLNLV comes from the coding sequence ATGAGGCAACTGTTTCTCCTCGGGGACTCCACGTGTGCGGAAAAGGAGGCTGACAAGCGTCCGGAGACGGGGTGGGGAATGATGATGCAGGAGTTGGTCGGCCCCTCCTTTTCGGTGGTGAATCTTGCTCTCAATGGACGCAGCACCAAGTCATTCCTTCAGGAAGGGGTGTTTGGGAAGTGCCATAAGGCTCTGAAAGCTGGAGATGTGGTCATGATCCAATTCGGCCATAATGACAGCAAGGAGGATGACCAGCGCCATACCGATCCCTGGACCACCTATCAGGGCAATCTCGCCTTCATGGCAGAGCAGGTGCGCCAGAAAGGTGCCTATCCGATACTCCTGACCCCCATCTGTCGCAGGCGTTTTACCGAAGAAGGCGTTCTGGTCCAGACGCATGGCGACTATCCCTCTGCCATGATCGCCCTCGCCAAAGGCAGGGGCTATCCTCTGCTCGATCTTACCAAGGAGACGTTCCAGTTGCTCTCCCACCTGGGAGTCCAGGCGTCAAAACGGTTGTTTTTGCATCTGGCGCCTGCAGAGCATCCCAACTACCCTGAGGGCGCAGCCGATGATACCCATCTCAATGAATTGGGAGCCGCTGTTGTTGCCAAAAAGGTAACCGAGCTTTTCTTGCGTCTCAATCTTGTATGA
- a CDS encoding UxaA family hydrolase: MDIQAIKIDNKDTVATCMQDAHIGDLVTLTSPFRETLLCISTIPAWHKIALVDIKAGDAILKYGECIGTATEPIGKGGWVSHLNVVGADRQYDEEFWQEAL; this comes from the coding sequence ATGGATATACAGGCGATCAAGATAGACAACAAGGATACGGTGGCGACCTGCATGCAGGATGCACACATTGGTGATTTGGTGACGCTCACTTCTCCATTTCGGGAGACGTTGCTTTGCATCTCCACCATACCTGCGTGGCACAAGATTGCCTTGGTGGACATCAAGGCAGGGGATGCAATCTTAAAGTACGGCGAGTGTATCGGAACAGCCACCGAGCCTATCGGGAAGGGTGGGTGGGTGTCTCATCTGAATGTGGTGGGAGCTGACCGCCAGTACGATGAAGAGTTTTGGCAGGAGGCCCTTTGA
- a CDS encoding UxaA family hydrolase, which produces MQFLGYKRSEGRSGVRNLVLVLPTCGCASETARIVANQVQGTVNVIINTGCADVEANTELTQRILTGFALNPNVFAVVIIGLGCETVGHTELRQKIQKETSKPVVSFGIQEEGGTLKTAAKAVSAARELVAQASMQQRIPCDVSELLVGLECGGSDATSGLAANPALGLCCDRLIDEGASTMLSETIEFIGAEHILARRAANKEVHDQIIGICKAYEEHLASAGQSCRAGQPTPGNKEGGLSTLEEKSLGCIKKGGSRPIVEVLQEAVRPTKQGSIIMDTPGYDIASITSMVAGGCQLVAFTTGRGTPTGIALAPVLKITGNRETYRHMLDNMDTDVSGIIGGEYSLEDGANRIYDDILSVCNGKLTKAEAFGFSDVCIDHVCRFI; this is translated from the coding sequence ATGCAGTTTTTGGGATACAAGCGTTCTGAGGGAAGAAGCGGGGTGCGCAATCTTGTGCTGGTCCTTCCTACCTGCGGGTGTGCAAGCGAGACAGCCAGGATCGTGGCAAACCAGGTGCAGGGTACAGTGAATGTGATCATCAACACAGGCTGTGCCGATGTGGAGGCGAATACCGAGCTGACCCAACGGATACTCACCGGCTTTGCCCTCAATCCGAATGTCTTTGCGGTGGTCATCATCGGTCTTGGGTGTGAGACGGTGGGGCATACGGAGCTGAGGCAAAAAATCCAGAAAGAAACTTCCAAACCTGTCGTCTCCTTCGGCATCCAGGAGGAGGGGGGAACCCTCAAGACTGCTGCAAAGGCGGTCTCCGCTGCCCGCGAGCTGGTAGCACAGGCAAGCATGCAGCAACGCATTCCCTGTGATGTCTCCGAGCTGTTGGTGGGGTTGGAGTGTGGTGGCAGTGATGCCACCAGCGGCCTTGCCGCCAATCCTGCCCTTGGGTTGTGTTGCGACCGCCTGATTGACGAGGGCGCTTCCACCATGCTCAGTGAGACGATTGAGTTCATTGGTGCTGAGCATATTCTGGCGAGGCGCGCGGCCAACAAGGAAGTCCACGATCAGATCATCGGCATCTGCAAGGCATACGAGGAGCATCTTGCCTCGGCAGGGCAGAGTTGCCGTGCCGGTCAGCCGACTCCGGGCAACAAGGAGGGTGGGCTCTCCACCTTGGAGGAGAAGAGCCTTGGTTGCATCAAGAAGGGTGGTTCGCGTCCGATTGTAGAGGTGCTTCAGGAGGCTGTGCGTCCCACCAAGCAGGGTTCGATCATCATGGATACCCCGGGTTACGATATCGCATCCATCACCAGCATGGTCGCCGGTGGGTGTCAGCTGGTGGCCTTCACCACCGGCAGGGGCACCCCTACCGGCATTGCTCTTGCACCGGTGCTCAAGATTACGGGCAACCGGGAAACCTACCGGCATATGCTGGACAATATGGATACCGATGTGAGTGGCATCATCGGAGGGGAGTACTCCCTTGAGGATGGGGCAAATCGTATCTACGACGATATCCTCTCTGTCTGCAACGGCAAGCTCACCAAGGCGGAGGCTTTCGGTTTTTCCGATGTCTGCATTGACCATGTGTGTAGGTTCATCTAG